In Silene latifolia isolate original U9 population chromosome X, ASM4854445v1, whole genome shotgun sequence, the following proteins share a genomic window:
- the LOC141618438 gene encoding uncharacterized protein LOC141618438, translating into MVREKDICWEYADKLDGNKVRCKFCTRVLNGGISRLKHHLSRLPSKGVNPCSKVRDDVTDRVRAIIASKEEFRETPCPKIPKFTETISSGGSIPLNKPLTFVDTPKLLPSLNQMNHDALNEQDNAERSIALFFFENKLDFCVARSPSYQLMIDAVVNCGSGFCGPSAETLKGTWMDRVKSDVNLGFKEVEKEWSRTGCTIIADTWTDNKSKAMINFLVSSPSRTFFHKSIDASSYYKNVKSLADLFDSVIQEIGPENVVQIIVDGGLSYSGIANHILQNYGTVFVSPCVSHGVNMILEDFCKIDWINQCIIQAQTITRFVYNNTVLLELMKKFTSGQDVIRTGITKPVSNFLSLQALFRQRPKLKQMFNSPEYSVYSGGGTKSQAVLEDNEFWRAVEECVAISEPFLRILREVADGKPAVCLIYELMMKAKESIRTYYIMDEGKCKTFLDIVDTKWHNQLHTPLHSAAAFLNPCIQYNPEIKFLSALKEDFYNVVEKLLPTPESRRDITAQMLLFTRASGMFGCTLAKEARDAVTPGEWWEQYGDSAPMLQRVAIRILSQVCSTSTFDKQWSTFQQLHFEKKNKIDKEDLNDLIYVNYNLKLARPKTKCFDPDPIQLDDIDMTSEWVEEIESPVQTTQWLDRFGPAFDVSDLNTRHFSSGIFGPNDFGL; encoded by the exons TGGTTCGGGAGAAGGATATTTGTTGGGAGTACGCAGATAAGTTGGATGGAAACAAGGTGAGATGCAAGTTCTGTACAAGAGTTCTAAATGGAGGAATAAGCAGATTGAAGCATCATTTATCTCGGCTTCCTAGTAAAGGTGTAAACCCGTGTAGCAAAGTACGAGATGATGTGACTGACAGGGTTAGGGCTATAATCGCGTCCAAGGAGGAATTCCGAGAAACCCCTTGTCCTAAAATTCCTAAATTCACTGAAACCATCTCATCAGGAGGAAGTATACCTCTCAATAAACCTCTGACATTTGTCGACACACCAAAATTGCTTCCGTCATTAAATCAAATGAATCATGATGCCTTAAATGAACAAGATAATGCTGAAAGGAGCATAGCCTTGTTCTTCTTTGAGAATAAGTTGGACTTTTGTGTGGCTCGGTCACCTTCCTACCAGCTAATGATTGATGCTGTAGTGAACTGTGGTTCTGGATTCTGTGGCCCGTCAGCAGAGACACTGAAGGGAACTTGGATGGACCGGGTTAAGTCTGACGTGAATCTTGGATTTAAGGAAGTCGAGAAAGAATGGTCTCGAACGGGGTGTACTATAATTGCAGATACTTGGACAGACAACAAATCGAAAGCCATGATCAACTTTCTGGTTTCATCGCCTTCTAGAACCTTCTTTCACAAGTCTATTGATGCATCATCTTATTACAAGAACGTAAAATCCTTGGCCGATCTATTTGATTCCGTGATTCAGGAAATTGGCCCGGAAAATGTGGTTCAGATTATTGTTGATGGTGGTCTTAGTTATTCTGGGATAGCTAACCATATTTTACAAAACTATGGGACGGTCTTTGTTTCTCCATGTGTTTCTCATGGTGTTAATATGATACTGGAAGATTTCTGCAAGATTGATTGGATTAATCAGTGTATCATACAAGCACAAACCATAACAAGGTTTGTCTACAACAACACGGTTTTGCTGGAGTTAATGAAGAAATTCACTTCAGGCCAGGATGTAATAAGAACAGGCATCACTAAACCTGTTTCCAACTTCCTGTCATTACAAGCGTTATTCAGACAAAGACCGAAATTGAAGCAAATGTTCAACAGTCCCGAGTATTCTGTCTACTCAGGCGGTGGAACCAAATCACAAGCTGTTTTGGAGGATAATGAATTTTGGAGAGCAGTAGAAGAATGTGTGGCTATTTCTGAGCCATTTTTAAGGATTCTTAGGGAAGTTGCTGATGGTAAACCGGCCGTGTGTTTAATTTATGAGTTGATGATGAAAGCCAAGGAATCGATCAGAACGTATTATATAATGGACGAAGGAAAATGTAAGACATTTTTGGATATAGTCGATACAAAATGGCATAACCAGCTCCATACACCATTGCATTCAGCTGCTGCTTTTTTGAACCCTTGCATTCAGTATAACCCTGAAATTAAATTCCTGTCTGCTCTGAAAGAGGATTTctataatgtggtggaaaaaCTACTTCCGACACCTGAGTCGAGGCGCGACATTACTGCACAAATGCTTTTGTTTACAAGGGCAAGCGGAATGTTTGGTTGTACCCTAGCTAAGGAAGCACGAGATGCAGTGACACCTG GGGAATGGTGGGAGCAGTATGGGGATTCAGCACCGATGTTACAAAGAGTAGCTATCAGAATCTTGAGTCAAGTCTGCAGCACTTCAACATTTGACAAGCAATGGAGCACATTCCAACAACTTCATTTCGAAAAAAAGAACAAAATTGATAAAGAAGATTTGAATGATCTCATCTACGTAAATTACAACCTCAAGCTCGCAAGGCCCAAGACCAAGTGTTTTGATCCAGATCCTATACAACTCGATGACATTGACATGACCTCCGAGTGGGTTGAGGAGATCGAGAGCCCAGTCCAAACGACCCAGTGGCTTGATCGGTTTGGTCCTGCTTTTGATGTGAGTGACTTGAATACTAGGCACTTTAGCAGTGGAATATTTGGTCCGAACGACTTTGGCTTGTGA
- the LOC141622080 gene encoding uncharacterized protein LOC141622080, protein MARGTIPDKWSMRVLWACAIGSAVGLYMVAVDRQMKNREKMIAEGLASVDSGGHSSENV, encoded by the exons ATGGCAAGGGGGACTATACCTGATAAATGGTCAATGAGGGTTCTTTGGGCTTGTGCTATTGGAAGTGCTGTTG gTCTATACATGGTTGCGGTGGACAGACAAATGAAAAATAGGGAAAAAATGATTGCTGAAGGGTTGGCCTCAGTCGACTCGGGTGGACATTCCAGTGAGAATGTGTAA